CCCCTGGGCCGCGAGCCGCTTGCGCAGCACCTCATCGCCAGGGGGCCTGGCGCCGAAACGCGAGACCACCCAGCCGCCCACCTGCACGGCGACCTCGGCGGCACGCTTCGCGTCGCGGGTCCGGAGCCACTGCGAGAGGAAGGCCCCGCCGAACGCGTCGCCTGCGCCGGTCGCGTCCATCAGCGTGTCGCGGGTGGCATCGACCTGCACGCGTGGGGTACCTGGGCCTTCGATCAGGGCGCCCTCGGCGTCCATCTTGAGCACCACGAGGGCGCGCGGGTAACGCTGACGCAGCCAGCTCAGCGCCGCGCCGTGGTCCTTTTCGCCGCTCATGGCCAGCGCCTCGTCGTCGTTGGGGAAAATCACGTCGAAAGGAATAGCGTCTACGATCCCGAGAAACTGTTCGCGGCCCAACTGCTGAATCATCTGAAAGCTCCCCGGGTCGAGGCTGAGCGTGGCCCCTCCCTCCTTGGCGAGGCGCGCGGCTTCCAGAGCAGCGGCGCGCGGCGGATCACGAAAGAGGCTCCAGGCGGTCAGATGCAGGTGTCCCGCCTGCCCGAGCACCTCCCGCGGCAGCTCCTCGGGACGCAGTTCCCAGTCGGCGCCCTGGCTGGTCAGCATCGCGCGCTGGCCCCGGTGATCGATCAGGGCCAGGATCACGCCGGTCGGGTGCCCGTCACTGCGGGTCAGGGCGGTGCGGACGCCCTCGGCCTGAAGCTCGGCGGTCGCGAGCTCCCCGAAACGGTCGCGCCCGACCTTGCCCACGAAGGTCGTCGGCGTGCCGAGCCGCGCGGCCCAGACCGCGAGGTTGGCGGCGCTGCCTCCCCCCGAGAGTTCGAGGCGCCCGGTGGTGTCGCCTCCGGAAAGCAGCAGGGTATCCGGCTTCGCCAGCACGTCCCAGGCGAGATCGCCCAGCGAGACCAGGGGAAAAGGTGAAGTCATGCTTAAGGGGCAGAATAGCAAGTGCCGGCGCTCCTGCCCCCCCCCCGTCAGCGCGAGCCCTGGGCCGTGGGGGGCAGGGCCAGCACGGCCCGGCGCGCCAGCACGAGCGCGAGCAGGTCAAACGCGGCCGGCAGCACCGACAGCGTGAGTTCGAGCGTCTGCGGGGGGGGATTGCCGCGCGCCGGCAGGCCGTTGATCACCGCGAGGGCAAGGGAGACCGCCGCCCCGATGTTGAGCCACCCCGCGAGCTGCGCCCGACCCGCCGCGTCCTGCGGATTCCCGGCCTGACGCGTGAGCGTGCCGTACACCGCGTTCTTGGCGAAGATGTAGGCGAAGGACACCAGCATCACGATCACCGAGGTGCCCGGATTGACGTTGGGATCGGCCGCGCCGACGAGCAGCAGGCTGAGCAGCCACAGCGCGAGCCGGTAGGCGGTCAGCCAGGGAAACGACGCCCGCAGCGCCCGCAGGGTGCCGTCGGTCTCCGGGGTCGCCTGCGCGCGCAGGTAGCGGCTCAGGACCACGCCCCACCACACGCCCACCAGCCCGGCGAGGAAGGCGCGGAAGGCCAGCAGCGCGCTGCCCTCGTTGAGCCCGCTGCTCAGCAGGTACGCCGCGAGTGCGAAAGACGCAGCGACGTAGAGCCCCTGCGAGGCGAGTGCGGGCAGACGCCAGCGGTTCATGCCCGGTTCCTCCGGTGGGGAGAGCTGCGCCTCACAGCCCCAGCTTGGCGGTCAGGCGTTCGCGCACGACTTCGGGCTTGGCCTGGCCGCCCATCGCTTTCATGACCGGGCCGAAGAGCGCATTCATCGCCTTGGCGTTGCCGGCCCGCACCTTCTCCACGGTGGCGGGGTCGGCCGCCATGGCTGCGTCGATGGCCGCGTCGATCGCGC
The sequence above is a segment of the Deinococcus reticulitermitis genome. Coding sequences within it:
- a CDS encoding carbohydrate kinase family protein, yielding MTSPFPLVSLGDLAWDVLAKPDTLLLSGGDTTGRLELSGGGSAANLAVWAARLGTPTTFVGKVGRDRFGELATAELQAEGVRTALTRSDGHPTGVILALIDHRGQRAMLTSQGADWELRPEELPREVLGQAGHLHLTAWSLFRDPPRAAALEAARLAKEGGATLSLDPGSFQMIQQLGREQFLGIVDAIPFDVIFPNDDEALAMSGEKDHGAALSWLRQRYPRALVVLKMDAEGALIEGPGTPRVQVDATRDTLMDATGAGDAFGGAFLSQWLRTRDAKRAAEVAVQVGGWVVSRFGARPPGDEVLRKRLAAQGLDLAGVWA